From the Cryptomeria japonica chromosome 2, Sugi_1.0, whole genome shotgun sequence genome, one window contains:
- the LOC131052193 gene encoding histone-lysine N-methyltransferase, H3 lysine-9 specific SUVH4, which produces MEGRAGRSLMAEGSGGSADKALDISPLSFVLPPEHIAARKKTREYREYHRERYSQIKEGAVKGNDKPTIKIKEQLAPEITKHEVPRYRSSEDAEVLRYRGSEHAKLPRYRGSEDAQVLRYRGSEDAEVRRCRGSEHAKVPRYRGSEHAEVPRYRGSEDAEVLRYRGSDHAEVPRYIGSEDAEVLRYRGSEHSKVPIYRGSEHAKVPRYRGSEHAKVPRYRVSEDAEVLRYRGSEDAEVPRYIGSEHAEKRNGGEMDLRDSRLSGNSERKSEGQEMSTEERVRFLLSKYYALLRWLEQKEEAAGRVFSAQSKANLHQEAVNVLRSWWESLPKKHLGHVPGIPVGYEFQSRVMLNMLGMHRPPQAGIDFLGEEETELGVTLVTSILLAGGYEDNIDNGEVIIYTGHGGNDYEKSKKQIKDQELTKGNKALVNSYRQMKPVRVIRKCMSSDRECHSFRYDGLYMVENWWTDKGRSGFWVYKFRLKRQQGQPPLLSNVVQFKRNSQRKNQVAVIKEDIAEGQDKFPIAVVNSVDNVYALGEFKYVRTVKYPKWLSKPAVPEGCRCLEGCTDDKECLCARRNGGKFPYTLNGRLVKSEPVIYECGPCCRCPPSCRNRVSQHGLKYKLDVFRTPRNRWGVRSEDFIEAGDFITEYTGNLIADPTSYASPSEMMFPIASIPMEGNWGDLHGIVEDEDVTVLPSQIVENAGFCVDATTSGNASRFISRNSRPNLCAQYVLYDHHDIRIPHVMIFATENISPKLELSINASVQQNTIKRFCSNVRYTGKASSLSQRTKFG; this is translated from the coding sequence ATGGAAGGTAGGGCAGGGCGTAGTTTGATGGCTGAAGGTAGTGGAGGGTCTGCTGATAAAGCGCTCGATATTTCTCCTCTTTCTTTCGTGTTGCCTCCGGAACACATCGCTGCAAGAAAGAAGACGCGTGAGTATAGAGAGTACCACAGGGAGCGGTATTCTCAGATAAAGGAGGGCGCTGTCAAAGGCAATGATAAGCCAACGATAAAAATTAAAGAACAGCTGGCACCTGAGATTACGAAACATGAAGTGCCGAGATACAGAAGCTCAGAAGATGCAGAAGTGCTGAGATACAGAGGCTCAGAACACGCAAAATTGCCGAGATACAGAGGTTCGGAAGATGCACAAGTGCTTAGATACAGAGGTTCAGAAGATGCAGAAGTGCGGAGATGCAGAGGCTCAGAACACGCAAAAGTGCCGAGATACAGAGGCTCCGAACATGCAGAAGTGCCGAGATACAGAGGCTCGGAAGATGCAGAAGTGCTGAGATACAGAGGCTCCGATCATGCAGAAGTGCCGAGATACATAGGCTCGGAAGATGCAGAAGTGCTGAGATACAGAGGCTCCGAACATTCAAAAGTGCCGATATACAGAGGCTCCGAACATGCAAAAGTGCCGAGATACAGAGGCTCCGAACATGCAAAAGTGCCGAGATACAGAGTCTCGGAAGATGCAGAAGTGCTGAGATACAGAGGCTCGGAAGATGCAGAAGTGCCGAGATACATAGGCTCAGAACATGCAGAGAAAAGAAATGGAGGAGAAATGGACCTGAGAGATTCGAGATTGAGCGGTAACTCTGAAAGAAAAAGTGAAGGACAAGAAATGTCAACTGAAGAGAGAGTAAGGTTTTTATTGTCCAAATATTATGCACTACTTAGATGGCTGGAACAAAAGGAGGAGGCAGCGGGTCGTGTTTTTTCTGCACAGAGCAAGGCCAATCTGCATCAGGAAGCAGTGAACGTCCTAAGATCATGGTGGGAAAGTCTTCCAAAGAAACATTTAGGGCATGTCCCGGGAATTCCAGTTGGATATGAATTCCAGTCGCGAGTAATGCTGAATATGTTGGGCATGCACAGACCACCTCAGGCTGGTATTGACttccttggagaagaagaaacagaACTAGGGGTTACGCTAGTCACCAGCATTCTGTTAGCTGGCGGTTACGAAGACAATATTGATAATGGAGAAGTGATTATATACACCGGGcatggtggaaatgattatgaAAAGAGTAAGAAACAAATTAAGGATCAAGAACTCACCAAGGGGAATAAGGCCCTGGTCAATAGCTACCGGCAGATGAAACCTGTGAGGGTTATCAGAAAATGCATGTCCAGTGATAGGGAATGCCACAGCTTTAGATATGATGGGCTGTACATGGTTGAGAATTGGTGGACCGATAAGGGACGGTCAGGGTTTTGGGTCTACAAGTTCAGGCTCAAGagacaacaaggtcagcctccttTACTTTCTAATGTCGTCCAATTTAAGCGCAATTCACAGCGCAAAAATCAAGTTGCTGTAATTAAAGAAGACATTGCAGAAGGGCAAGATAAGTTCCCCATCGCTGTTGTAAATTCTGTAGATAATGTATATGCTTTAGGCGAGTTCAAGTATGTACGTACTGTAAAATATCCTAAGTGGTTGAGCAAACCTGCTGTTCCGGAAGGTTGCCGCTGTTTAGAAGGATGTACAGATGATAAGGAGTGTCTTTGCGCCAGAAGGAATGGAGGAAAATTCCCTTACACACTGAATGGGAGGCTTGTTAAAAGCGAGCCAGTAATTTACGAATGCGGTCCTTGCTGCCGGTGCCCACCGAGCTGCCGGAATAGGGTTTCTCAACATGGATTGAAATATAAGCTTGATGTCTTTAGAACTCCAAGAAATCGTTGGGGTGTGCGATCAGAAGATTTTATAGAGGCAGGGGATTTTATCACAGAATACACAGGAAATCTCATTGCAGATCCCACTTCGTATGCCTCCCCAAGCGAAATGATGTTTCCAATTGCATCCATACCAATGGAAGGAAATTGGGGTGACCTTCATGGAATAGTTGAGGATGAGGATGTCACGGTCTTACCTTCACAGATTGTTGAGAATGCGGGTTTCTGTGTCGATGCAACTACAAGTGGGAACGCAAGCAGGTTTATAAGCAGAAATTCTAGACCAAACCTATGTGCCCAATATGTTCTCTATGATCATCATGACATTAGAATTCCCCATGTGATGATTTTCGCTACAGAAAACATCTCGCCAAAGCTTGAGCTATCGATCAATGCATCTGTTCAACAGAACACCATTAAACGGTTTTGCTCCAATGTAAGATACACTGGTAAAGCAAGTTCACTCAGTCAACGCACGAAGTTTGGTTGA